The proteins below are encoded in one region of Silene latifolia isolate original U9 population chromosome 2, ASM4854445v1, whole genome shotgun sequence:
- the LOC141641151 gene encoding uncharacterized protein LOC141641151 has translation MSREQKSSKVEEPQKQYENVESAYEIVENLKVMFQEQARTERYNTVKVIFDCKMGKDEPVSPHVIKLICYFDNLERLDAGISQQLATDIVLQSLNPSYNDFILNYNMHNLDKSLKELHGMLKTAEPSIKKAPTSNVLMIKKGKGF, from the exons ATGAGTAGAGAACAAAAGTCCTCTAAAGTGGAGGAG CCTCAGAAGCAATATGAGAACGTGGAGTCGGCATATGAGATTGTTGAAAACCTGAAAGTTATGTTTCAGGAGCAAGCTAGAACTGAAAGGTATAATACTGTTAAGGTTATCTTTGACTGTAAGATGGGAAAAGATGAGCCTGTTAGTCCACATGTCATAAAACTGATATGTTATTTTGATAACCTTGAAAGACTTGATGCTGGAATAAGCCAACAGTTGGCTACTGATATTGTGCTTCAGTCCTTGAATCCAAGTTATaatgattttattttaaattataataTGCATAACTTGGACAAATCTCTGAAAGAATTGCATGGGATGCTTAAGACAGCTGAGCCTAGCATTAAGAAAGCTCCTACCTCTAATGTTCTAATGATAAAGAAGGGAAAGGGCTTTTAA